In Sorghum bicolor cultivar BTx623 unplaced genomic scaffold, Sorghum_bicolor_NCBIv3 super_39, whole genome shotgun sequence, one genomic interval encodes:
- the LOC110431509 gene encoding skin secretory protein xP2-like, with amino-acid sequence MWRELAFLIRTSSDAISVALLAELPLLVCFSVNDWLVGADIENEIGDIDRCTVYVSLAPGMDHPAGVYPPVDNAARCLEYTSSDEDQSRPASTTDDRVAGKRPMAVEPSSTEAIPAGTAADPSMGQGSTSHAPKRRWLVRIVDDDNKEDETTPSLVRRPRSRPNVAPIDVDRVIRDPPAAHVEPIRPGGTEAAATATRTRRSVASDVDPGNTAGLRTTESAVADDNAAAQTVREQSAEQTAVAATTEVAEEEPAQDEARTSTLARGNETAGMPLPSNVAEEGDRIPTPLPAEEERGPTPAPAQASTPEGSPSQGKGPMIPVAVAGGSTEGEEARTASDDEVEEIQGCPHDGHQHIYVWHQHGDH; translated from the exons ATGTGGCGGGAGTTGGCGTTCCTCATCCGCACGTCGTCGGACGCGATcagcgttgcgctgctcgcggagctgcctctgctcgtctgtttctctgtCAACGactggctcgtcggcgctgacattgaaaacgAG ATAGGAGATATTGACCGGTGCACGGTGTATGTGTCgctggcacctggtatggaccATCCTGCTGGGGTATACCCACCAGTAGACAATGCTGCTCGATGTCTTGAATACACCAGTAGCGACGAGGACCAGAGCCGTCCAGCGTCGACCACAGATGACAGAGTAGCTGGGAAAAGGCCGATGGCTGTGGAGCCATCCTCCACGGAAGCAATTCCAGCGGGAACGGCTGCGGACCCTTCGATGGGCCAAGGCTCGACCAGCCATGCCCCCAAGCGTCGCTGGCTTGTGAGGATTGTTGACGACGACAATAAAGAGGACGAGACGACCCCGTCCTTGGTCCGGAGACCACGCAGTCGCCCTAACGTCGCGCCGATCGATGTTGATCGGGTAATCAGGGACCCTCCTGCCGCGCACGTCGAGCCGATACGTCCTGGAGGAACAGAAGCCGCCGCGACGGCTACGCGgaccaggagaag TGTGGCCTCGGATGTTGATCCAGGTAACACTGCTGGCTTGAGGACAACCGAGTCGGCAGTTGCTGATGACAATGCCGCCGCGCAGACCGTCCGCGAGCAGTCGGCAGAGCAGACCGCAGTTGCGGCCACGACAGAGGTTGCCGAGGAGGAACCGGCCCAAGACGAGGCCAGGACGAGCACCCTGGCAAGGGGCAATGAGACCGCGGGGATGCCTCTCCCAAGCAACGTTGCAGAGGAGGGAGATAGGATCCCGACCCCCCTTCCAGCTGAAGAAGAGAGGGGTCCAACTCCAGCCCCAGCACAGGCTTCCACGCCGGAGGGCTCCCCTAGCCAGGGTAAGGGTCCTATGATACCCGTTGCCGTGGCTGGGGGTAGCACGGAGGGCGAAGAGGCCCGCACAGCCTCTGATGacgaagtggaggagatccaggggtGTCCCCACGATGGTCACCAACACATTTACGTGTGGCACCAGCATGGGGACCACTAG